From the Candidatus Babeliales bacterium genome, the window ATGATACTTCGATTTGTGGAACGCCACGAGGTGCCGTTGGAATACCTTCCAATCTGAACATGCCCAGTTGTTTATTGTCTTTTGCAAATTCCCGCTCACCTTGTACAACACGAATGTCTACTGCAGTTTGATTATCTTCTGCTGTTGAGAACACCTGAGATTTCTTTGTTGGGATCGTGGTGTTGCGTTCGATCAACTTAGTTGCGATTCCACCCATGGTTTCGATACCAAGAGATAATGGTGTTACGTCGAGAAGCAATACGTCAGTTACATCTCCAGATAGTACGCCACCTTGGATTGCCGCTCCGGCTGCTACCACTTCATCAGGATTTACTGATTTATTTGGCTCTTTGCCGAAGAACTCTTTTACCAGCTGCTGTACTTTTGGAATACGGGTTGATCCACCGACGAGTAACACTTCTTCGATCTCGTTAACCGTTAGTTTTGCATCACTCACTGCTTTTCTGCATGGTGTCATGAGGCGTTCGAAAATGCTTGCGCACAATGATTCTAATTTAGCGCGACTGATCTTCATATTGAAGTGCTTAGGCCCTGATGCATCGGCAGTGATGTAAGGCAAGTTGATTTCAGTCTCTTGTAGAGCAGATAGCTCTCTTTTTGCTTTCTCAGCGGCTTCTTTTAGGCGCTGCAAAGCGATCTTGTCAGATTGTAAATTTATGCCATTTGTTTTTTTGAACTCTTCGATGAGGTAGTTGATCAATTGGTGGTCAACGTCATCACCACCCAGATGGGTATCTCCATTGGTTGATTTAACCTCTACGAGGCCATCGCTTACTTCTAGTATTGAGATGTCAAATGTACCGCCACCGAAATCAAATACGGCGATGATGCCATTTTTCTTTTTGTCTGCTCCGTATGCTAGGGCTGCGGCCGTTGGTTCGTTTATGATGCGTTTTACGTTCAATCCAGCGATTTGTCCAGCATCTTTAGTCGCTTGTCGTTGTGCATCGTTGAAGTATGCAGGGACCGTGATAACCGCTTCGGTTACTGTTTCACCTAGATACTCTTCTGCCACTTGTTTTAAGTTACTGAGGATGGCTGCTGAGATTTCTTGTGCTGTGTATTCTTTTCCTTGTGCAACGATACCAACTTCTCCATTGGCTTTTTTTGCTATTTTATAAGGGAGTGATTGTGCTTCCTGTGCTACTGATTCATAGTTTTGACCAATGAATCTCTTTGCAGAGAAGATAGTGTTTTCTGGGTTTGTCACCGCCTGGCGTTTCGCCACGGTTCCTACTAGGCGTTTGCCTTCTTTATCAAATGCTACCATTGACGGGGTCGTGTTATCACCTTCTTTGTTAGGGATGATTTTTGCAGACCCTGCTTCCATGAATGCAACGACTGAGTTTGTGGTACCAAGATCGATACCGATTATTTTTCTAGCCATTAATTTGCCCTCATTTATTATTAAATTACTTAATTATTCATATTTAGTCTTTATACTTGGGTTTATTGTATATTATGAGCCCTCCCTTGTCAACACCGGGCTAATATTATCTTAGTCTTCTGTGCTAACATTTTCTTAACGTCGGGCCATTAGTATTTCTGAGTGCGTCGCCTCTATGTTGCGACTTCTCCTGATATAGCCCCTCCCCCCTTATTGACCGCGCGCCCCCCCCAGACCCCCCGGGCACTCCGTCCTCCGCTTCCACCCTTATCTTCGGGGGTATTACTATGGGGGGTGGAATCCTCGACTCCGTTTAAAAAGGGGCGATCCGGGAGATTTGGGAAATGGGGAACAGGGAATAAGGAATAAAGAGCAAGGAATAAAGAGCAGGGAAAAGAAACAAGGAGGGGAAAGGAAAAGAAAAAGGGAGTAAAGATAAAGAATAGAGGATAAAGAATGAGAATAAAGAATAAAGAAAAGAATAAAGAAAAGAATAAAGAAATAATGAGGATTTATATATTACTTACTATTTCATATATGAGGCCCTATCTATCTCTCTACATGTGTGCGTGTGTGTTGTTTGTAAGGAAAAAGAGATAAAGATTAAAAAGAAATAAAGATTAAAAGGAATAAAGGAATACTGAATAATGAATACTGAATAATGAATAGGGGAGTAATAATTTTAAGGATTTTTTAAAAGGATTTTAAACTGAATAATGAATAGGGGAGTAATAATTTTAAGGATTTTTTAAAAGGATTTTAAAAGGATTTTTTAGATGTGCATGTATATCGTATGACTATGTGATGCGTTGTGTGATATGTGTGATATGTGATGTGAGTGGTTATGTATGTATTCTTCACATGTCATCATGTCATTATGAGGAACTCGCATAGCCGTGCGAAAGAAAACTGAAGAAATAATAGGTGTGTCTGCGTGGGTGTTCCGTCTTCGCTAAAACTTCGCCGGACAAGCTTGCATCAATAGAACTGTTATGCGTATGTTATACGTGCATACCTTATATTATAACACACGCGTACACCTACACGAACCAATCGTACGTACTGTGTATTATTGCAGAGATTACTAACCATTGTACGCTCTTGGTTTTTCTGCTTCTTGTTCTTGAAAGTTTTTATATGAAGAATGTTCTTTTGGGGGTGTTGAAACTCACCTATGATTTCAATTCATACCATATAATTATTTCTCCTTAAACGGGAAAGCAGGGGGTGGTGATTGCTGCCGTATCATTTTTTAAGGGAGAATGGCCCCTGTTCTTTTTTTTCAATAAGAATCCTTATTTTTGTTTTAATTTTATGGTTTTGCATTAAATGAAAATAAGCCACCCCTTTTTCATAGCACTGTCTGTAATAATCTCTTGCGTAAATTACATATTAGAGTTTTTTGCAACATTGTGTTGATGTTTATGGTTTCAGTGTGATATTGTTTTCATGAGGTTTATCGTTGGTTTTCTATAGTATGTAGAGGGGGTAAGGGCGATGGTATATAAGATGATATATAAAAGGTTGGTGTTTTCTGTTGCGCAGATTATTGTCTGCGGACTATTGTTTTTTGGTGGTTCCCTGTTGAGTGAGGATGATTTGGGAGTCTCATCTGAAAATGCGGGATCTTCGACGGGACGTGAGGTGGTTATTGCTAATCAGGTTGCATCGGAGGTGCCTGCGCAAGAACGAGCGTCGGACGAATTTTTATTTAATCCTGCTGCGACGATAAAAGAATTAGAGAAAAAAATGATAGATGCTCCGGGATTAGTTAATAAAAAAAATCAATTTGGGGTAACGGCGTTGATGGGGGCGGCAAGGGATGGGAATTTGGATAAGGTGGAGTTGTTCTTGCGGTATAATGCTGATGTGAATGTAGTGTCGAGTGATCATATATGGACAGACATGACCATAGATAAGGGAGGGAATGTGGCATTACACTACGCATTGTATTATGGTAATAATCCTCATGTATATAGGATAGTAGAAGCGTTATTGCGGAAAGGTGCGGATCCAGAAAAAAGAAATAACATGCAGGAGATGCCAATACATTATCTGCGAGAGGTCCAGAATATGGAGGTGAAGCGGATGCTGCTGAGACTGCTGGTTGATGAGTACGAGGTGGATATAAATGCACGCGGGTATAATGGCGACACTATATTGCATCAGACGGTAGCAAGAAATGACTTGCCGTTCGCTGGGGTACTGAATGAGTTTAGGGGGAAGTTGCAGTTCGGGATAAAAAACTATGCGCAGTTGACGCCGCTTGAGTATGCACAAAGTATGAGTAGAGATGGAGTGGCGAGCGCACTCATTGGTCTTGCTTCACCGGGTGGTCTAAAGCAAGAAGATGGTAATTATATGGTGAACGCACCAGAGGAAAACAAAGTGGGAGCGCCAGATGGGTTAAACATGTAGGCATAAGAGTGGAAAATAGATCGTGGGAGAATTGCAGATAGAGTAGATGGAGGGGTATAAGGAGAAATATGTTCGAGGATCTGTTTGGTGTAGGGAAATGTTTTTGCGGTGCAATCTATTGGGTTGCGATTGAAAGATTTGCTGTTGGTCGAATTTGAACACGAATTTTTTCGGGAGAAAAATTTTTTTACAGGGTCGTGTGCTATAGGGGTGTATGTAATGTCAGTGCTGTGAAGAACAAGAATAAGTTATTGTAGGAATCTGGTAATAGGTGCCCTGATCGTGGTACTGTATCAAATGCGATATGAAGATGCAAAAAAGATACAGACGTGGAGATGGTATGGCATATGTATGGTATGTGGTGTTCAGTATGATGATCGGTATGCAATGTTGCGTGATGACAGGTCACGAGGAGATACAAAGTAATGCGGGCGATATGATGGAGGTGATACAGCAGCGGGCGTATCTGATTAGGCGTCTTGCAGCCCCGGTGCAGACGTTATTTGCTTCGTACAAAAAGTTAAAATCAGAAAATAGTTTTGATGGGTTTTGTATTAGTGCTGATGAGATCGATAGTTTT encodes:
- the dnaK gene encoding molecular chaperone DnaK, with product MARKIIGIDLGTTNSVVAFMEAGSAKIIPNKEGDNTTPSMVAFDKEGKRLVGTVAKRQAVTNPENTIFSAKRFIGQNYESVAQEAQSLPYKIAKKANGEVGIVAQGKEYTAQEISAAILSNLKQVAEEYLGETVTEAVITVPAYFNDAQRQATKDAGQIAGLNVKRIINEPTAAALAYGADKKKNGIIAVFDFGGGTFDISILEVSDGLVEVKSTNGDTHLGGDDVDHQLINYLIEEFKKTNGINLQSDKIALQRLKEAAEKAKRELSALQETEINLPYITADASGPKHFNMKISRAKLESLCASIFERLMTPCRKAVSDAKLTVNEIEEVLLVGGSTRIPKVQQLVKEFFGKEPNKSVNPDEVVAAGAAIQGGVLSGDVTDVLLLDVTPLSLGIETMGGIATKLIERNTTIPTKKSQVFSTAEDNQTAVDIRVVQGEREFAKDNKQLGMFRLEGIPTAPRGVPQIEVSFDIDANGIVSVSAKDKGSGKEHKITIQGNSSLSKEEIEKMVADAKEHESEDKKNRETIEKRNKLDGMILQVEKTVKENKAKLAEADVVTVEAAIEKAKTALTEHADNGDELEKAHDELMQASYKIAEQLYKSAEQQAPENQTQDTASAHNTQSNDETIDAEIS
- a CDS encoding ankyrin repeat domain-containing protein, whose translation is MIYKRLVFSVAQIIVCGLLFFGGSLLSEDDLGVSSENAGSSTGREVVIANQVASEVPAQERASDEFLFNPAATIKELEKKMIDAPGLVNKKNQFGVTALMGAARDGNLDKVELFLRYNADVNVVSSDHIWTDMTIDKGGNVALHYALYYGNNPHVYRIVEALLRKGADPEKRNNMQEMPIHYLREVQNMEVKRMLLRLLVDEYEVDINARGYNGDTILHQTVARNDLPFAGVLNEFRGKLQFGIKNYAQLTPLEYAQSMSRDGVASALIGLASPGGLKQEDGNYMVNAPEENKVGAPDGLNM